The Primulina eburnea isolate SZY01 chromosome 8, ASM2296580v1, whole genome shotgun sequence genome contains a region encoding:
- the LOC140839714 gene encoding protein RRP6-like 2 isoform X2 — protein sequence MEIDQTDEGTPGKNWTLRDLAARGSLRTSIGKLSGSSRIISSQKDFHFYNNFPEFKNPVRETGEKSKNMLIKIGASEDLLGKAVMFPPDEKMELDDDVANDWLENVNDNIFEKFDVSLDEFKKLRKKEEESGVRKMRVNAIDDDSESGFQMVCGKKSKKFFSSLDANVEEFRVKSQEVRVAEKVKPKVPFHIPTIPRPQDEYKIIVNNLNQPFEHVWLDRSEDGSTFVHCLVDLEHNHYRSFQGLTCLMQISTRTEDFVIDTLKLRVHIGPYLRSVFKDPTKRKVMHGADRDILWLQRDFSIYVCNMFDTGQASRVLKMERNSLEYLLNHFCGVAANKEYQNADWRLRPLPHEMIAYAREDTHYLLYIYDVLRQKLLMSAAESENSDPPLTEVYKRSYDICCQLYEKELLTDNSYLYIYGLQDAVLNAKQLAVVSGLYEWRDVVARAEDESTGYVLPNRTLLELAKQMPVTASKLRHGLRSKHPYIERNIGSVVSIIKHAIRNASAYEEAVEHLKARRLEMVTEENSLADDSELSPPTAPEVIKTTYEVEIKHSYLPNDRKDATSISSVQYENESHVIESSNARISTNELKSAHRSYERNGNKKSETDGCATNVPGETLHESGHPVDTPTDTKLSPSAAATIPTLKKPSRAFEALFGNSAKRKYIPDKIELQDTKLEQIKSTVSLPFHIFSGRDERFQSSVQESSSITEVPPHMEEVPTPVAVSITEDVINLGDDSDKEESAKGNPDSASNNDINQLANNIAGSASEIYDRDEPMSLSDLSSGFQKFFASQEQPRSSEMVEKSQPSVDFEPFNYAAARKQVKFGNSPRTQTVENEDNARNRSKRAYGKKSFVTIESPNVEEKTDVLPQGRRRQAFPASGNRSATFR from the exons ATGGAAATTGATCAAACTGATGAAGGAACTCCAGGAAAAAACTGGACTTTGCGGGATCTGGCAGCGAGGGGTTCCCTACGAACGTCTATAGGAAAGCTTTCAGGATCATCGAGAATCATATCCTCGCAGAAGGattttcatttttataataattttccgGAATTCAAGAACCCCGTCAGAGAAACCGGCGAAAAATCGAAAAATATGTTGATAAAGATTGGGGCATCTGAAGATCTGTTAGGAAAGGCGGTTATGTTCCCGCCTGATGAAAAGATGGAATTGGATGACGATGTGGCGAACGACTGGCTTGAAAATGTGAATGAcaatatttttgaaaagttcGATGTGTCACTGGATGAGTTTAAGAAGTTGCGGAAGAAGGAAGAGGAGAGTGGTGTCAGGAAGATGCGAGTTAATGCTATTGATGATGATTCTGAAAGTGGGTTTCAGATGGTTTGTGGGAAGAAGAGTAAGAAATTTTTTTCGAGTTTGGATGCGAATGTGGAAGAATTCAGAGTGAAGAGTCAAGAAGTGAGGGTAGCAGAAAAGGTGAAGCCTAAGGTTCCGTTTCACATACCTACGATACCCAGGCCGCAAGACGAGTACAAAATCATTGTAAATAATTTGAATCAGCCGTTCGAGCACGTTTGGTTGGATAGGAGTGAAGATGGGTCTACCTTCGTACATTGCTTG GTTGATTTGGAGCATAACCATTACAGGTCTTTTCAAGGCTTGACGTGCTTGATGCAAATTTCCACAAGAACTGAGGATTTTGTGATCGACACATTGAAACTCCGGGTGCACATTGGCCCGTATCTCAGATCTGTATTCAAAGACCCAACTAAGAGAAAG GTAATGCATGGAGCAGATCGGGACATTCTGTGGCTCCAACGGGACTTCAGCATATATGTCTGCAATATGTTTGACACAGGACAG GCCTCGAGGGTATTGAAAATGGAAAGGAACAGCCTCGAGTACCTGCTGAATCATTTTTGTGGAGTTGCAGCAAACAAAGA ATACCAGAATGCAGATTGGAGACTACGTCCACTTCCCCATGAGATGATTGC ATATGCCAGAGAAGACACACATTATTTGCTGTACATTTATGACGTGCTGAGGCAAAAATTGCTAATGTCAGCTGCTGAATCTGAAAATTCCGATCCTCCTCTAACTGAG GTCTATAAACGGAGTTACGATATATGCTGTCAACTCTATGAAAAGGAGCTTCTGACCGATAACTCGTATCTTTACATTTATGG GTTACAGGATGCTGTCCTCAATGCTAAGCAGCTAGCTGTTGTTTCT GGACTCTATGAATGGAGGGATGTTGTTGCTCGTGCTGAAGATGAGAGCACTGGATATGTTTTACCAAATAGGACTCTTCTCGAACTTG CTAAACAGATGCCTGTAACTGCCAGCAAATTACGTCATGGTTTGAGATCCAAGCACCCGTATATTGAACGAAATATTGGTTCTGTTGTTAGTATAATAAAACATGCCATCCGAAATGCGTCTGCATATGAGGAAGCCGTTGAACATCTTAAAGCGAGGCGATTGGAAAtg GTAACTGAAGAAAATTCTTTGGCAGACGATTCTGAATTGTCCCCTCCAACAGCTCCTGAAGTAATAAAAACTACCTATGAAGTTGAAATAAAACATAGCTATTTACCTAATGACCGCAAAGATGCCACCTCAATATCCTCGGTTCAATACGAGAATGAGTCTCATGTCATTGAAAGTTCTAATGCTAGAATCAGTACAAACGAGCTGAAATCTGCTCACCGCTCCTATGAGAGAAACGGTAATAAAAAAAGTGAGACAGATGGTTGTGCTACTAATGTTCCTGGTGAAACGCTGCATGAATCTGGACATCCCGTAGATACACCTACAGATACAAAATTGTCACCATCC GCTGCAGCGACTATTCCGACTCTGAAGAAGCCAAGCCGAGCTTTTGAGGCATTGTTTGGCAATTCAGCGAAGCGGAAGTATATTCCTGATAAAATA GAACTACAAGACACTAAACTGGAGCAAATAAAATCAACAGTGAGTCTCCCATTCCATATATTTTCAGGCAGGGATGAACGATTTCAATCATCCGTTCAGGAATCTTCCTCAATAACTGAAGTTCCACCTCACATGGAAGAAGTCCCGACACCAGTTGCTGTTTCAATCACTGAAGACGTTATCAATCTCGGTGATGATTCAGACAAGGAAGAATCAGCAAAAGGGAACCCTGATTCTGCATCCAACAATGACATAAACCAGCTAGCAAACAACATAGCAGGTTCTGCATcagagatttatgatcgggatGAGCCCATGTCACTGTCTGACCTATCCTCAGGCTTCCAAAAGTTCTTTGCATCACAGGAGCAACCTAGGAGTTCAGAAATGGTGGAAAAATCTCAACCCTCCGTTGATTTTGAACCGTTCAATTATGCAGCGGCTAGAAAGCAGGTAAAATTTGGGAATAGTCCGAGGACGCAAACAGTGGAAAACGAAGATAATGCTAGGAATAGGTCTAAAAGAGCATATGGGAAAAAGAGTTTTGTGACAATTGAATCACCAAATGTTGAAGAGAAAACAGATGTTCTTCCTCAGGGTAGAAGACGGCAGGCTTTTCCAGCATCCGGGAATCGCAGTGCAACTTTCCGTTGA
- the LOC140839712 gene encoding LOW QUALITY PROTEIN: probable inactive leucine-rich repeat receptor-like protein kinase At3g03770 (The sequence of the model RefSeq protein was modified relative to this genomic sequence to represent the inferred CDS: deleted 1 base in 1 codon), translating into MAHNAEWRNVGQNAFPVLLLLLISVIHTEQLESSQVRALLKVRQILGFPPFLNSWNKATDFCNSEPSSDLTIVCYEENITQLHIVGETGAPRLPENFSIDSFVATLAKIPGLKVLRLVSLGLWGPFPGEFTNLSSLELLNLTSNFFQGSISPSISSMTRLQSLILDSNNLIGGMPDGIGSLSSLVVLSARNNSLNGSLPHLLGNLGDLRVLALSNNKFSGDVPGLGGLTNLQVLDLENNVLGPRFPEVCDNIESIVLRNNKFTFGIPDIVRSYYQLKTIDISSNRFVGPFPVSLLSLPRLTYLDIAQNKFTGMLLENLPCSDELSFVNLTANLLTGKLPSSLLSGSRKRVVLYAENCLSTGDQNQNPISLCTNEALAVGILPNSQKRKQASKVILALGISGGVIGAAILAWATFLVARNFLDESQKQKSPPRLVSENVPAVYTSKLLKDARYITQAMKVGALGVPSYRTFSLEELKEGTKNFDTSTSMGEGSHGQMYRGRLRDGSNVAIRCLKLKKNHSTQYLMHHIETIAKLRHHHLVSALGHCFEYHLDDSSVSRVILVFEYVPNGTLRTWISDKRVSRKLTWAQRIAAATGVAKGIQFLHTGIMPGVFSNNLKITDVLLDQNLVAKISSYNLPLLAENTEKVQINSFPNLCLHIIFAQSDSLNLLNLTGPSPKFPWIQEARNARAKHQNKLDIYDFGVMLLEIISGEPINSRSEVEFLKDRFQASTTMDDTSRNSIVDRAIRNLYSGESMKTMMELCCRCLIKDPADRPSIEDVLWNLQFASQVQDAWRGDSQSSDSSPTSPLKFAGLKRSIR; encoded by the exons ATGGCGCATAATGCAGAATGGAGAAATGTTGGCCAAAATGCCTTCCCAGTTCTGCTTCTCCTGTTGATTTCAGTCATACACACAGAGCAGCTTGAATCATCCCAAGTCCGAGCCCTTCTAAAAGTTCGACAGATTCTTGGGTTTCCACCCTTCTTGAATAGCTGGAATAAGGCAACAGATTTCTGTAATAGTGAGCCATCATCGGATCTTACCATTGTTTGTTACGAAGAGAACATAACTCAGCTGCATATTGTGGGAGAAACAGGGGCTCCTCGATTACCTGAGAATTTCTCTATCGATTCTTTTGTTGCCACACTTGCTAAGATTCCAGGCTTGAAGGTCCTAAGATTGGTTTCTCTTGGTTTATGGGGACCATTTCCTGGTGAATTCACAAACTTATCTTCCCTGGAATTACTGAACTTAACTTCGAATTTCTTCCAAGGCAGTATATCGCcaagtatatcatcaatgacACGGCTTCAAAGTTTAATACTCGATAGCAATAACCTCATTGGTGGGATGCCAGATGGGATAGGTTCACTTTCATCTTTGGTTGTTTTGAGTGCGAGGAACAATTCTTTAAATGGGTCATTGCCTCATTTATTGGGAAACTTGGGGGACCTCAGAGTTCTTGCATTgtcaaataataaattttctggCGATGTGCCGGGTCTTGGCGGGTTGACAAATCTTCAAGTGCTTGACTTGGAAAACAATGTTCTCGGGCCTCGATTTCCAGAAGTTTGCGACAATATCGAGAGCATTGTGCTTCGGAACAACAAATTCACTTTTGGAATTCCAGATATAGTCCGATCTTATTATCAGCTCAAGACTATTGAT ATTTCGTCCAACAGATTCGTCGGACCATTTCCAGTATCTTTGCTATCTCTGCCACGTCTCACTTATCTTGATATAGCACAAAACAAGTTCACAGGCATGCTCCTTGAAAACCTACCTTGCAGTGACGAACTTAGTTTTGTGAACTTGACTGCTAATCTGTTGACTGGAAAATTGCCCAGCAGCTTGTTGTCGGGTTCAAGAAAAAGAGTCGTGCTGTATGCCGAAAATTGTTTGTCAACGGGAGATCAAAATCAAAATCCGATTTCTTTGTGTACGAATGAGGCTTTAGCTGTTGGAATTTTACCTAATTCCCAGAAGAGAAAGCAAGCTTCCAAGGTTATTCTTGCTTTAGGCATATCTGGAGGAGTTATTGGGGCAGCCATTTTAGCTTGGGCAACCTTTCTGGTTGCAAGAAATTTTCTTGACGAGAGCCAAAAACAAAAATCTCCTCCTAGACTTGTATCAGAAAATGTACCAGCTGTATACACCTCAAAGTTGCTTAAAGATGCAA GATACATAACTCAAGCCATGAAAGTAGGAGCACTTGGCGTCCCTTCCTATCGTACCTTTTCATTGGAAGAGCTCAAGGAGGGAACTAAAAATTTTGATACGTCAACTTCCATGGGAGAAGGATCTCACGGTCAG ATGTATAGAGGTCGTCTAAGGGATGGCTCCAATGTGGCAATTCGATGCCTGAAATTGAAGAAAAACCACAGTACTCAGTACCTAATGCATCATATTGAAACGATAGCAAAGTTAAGGCATCACCATTTGGTTAGCGCTCTTGGGCACTGCTTTGAGTATCACTTGGATGATTCATCTGTGAGTAGGGTCATTCTCGTCTTTGAATATGTGCCAAATGGGACTCTAAGAACCTGGATATCAG ACAAGCGAGTTAGCCGAAAGCTTACCTGGGCTCAGCGAATAGCAGCTGCTACAGGGGTAGCAAAGGGTATCCAGTTCCTTCACACAGGAATTATGCCCGGTGTCTTTTCTAACAATCTGAAAATAACAGATGTTTTATTGGATCAGAACCTAGTCGCAAAAATCAGCAGCTACAACCTGCCATTGCTAGCAGAAAACACGGAAAAAGTACAGATAAATAGCTTTCCAAATTTGTGTCTTCACATCATCTTTGCACAATCCGACAGTCTAAATCTGCTCAATTTGACAGGACCATCTCCAAAATTTCCTTGGATCCAAGAGGCCAGGAATGCAAG GGCAAAGCATCAAAACAAGTTGGATATTTATGACTTTGGAGTGATGCTACTAGAAATCATCTCAGGGGAGCCCATAAATTCCAGAAGTGAAGTGGAGTTTCTAAAAGATAGG TTCCAAGCCAGCACAACAATGGACGATACATCAAGAAACAGCATAGTTGACCGAGCAATAAGAAACTTATACTCTGGTgaatcgatgaaaacaatgatgGAACTATGCTGTAGATGTTTGATAAAGGATCCAGCTGATAGACCTTCCATTGAAGATGTACTATGGAATTTGCAATTTGCTTCTCAGGTTCAGGATGCATGGAGGGGTGATTCCCAAAGCAGTGACAGCTCTCCAACTTCGCCTCTCAAATTTGCAGGCTTAAAGCGCAGTATCAGATAA
- the LOC140839714 gene encoding protein RRP6-like 2 isoform X1 — MEIDQTDEGTPGKNWTLRDLAARGSLRTSIGKLSGSSRIISSQKDFHFYNNFPEFKNPVRETGEKSKNMLIKIGASEDLLGKAVMFPPDEKMELDDDVANDWLENVNDNIFEKFDVSLDEFKKLRKKEEESGVRKMRVNAIDDDSESGFQMVCGKKSKKFFSSLDANVEEFRVKSQEVRVAEKVKPKVPFHIPTIPRPQDEYKIIVNNLNQPFEHVWLDRSEDGSTFVHCLEKLSVIDFVDKNDSTAEAIKPSPIALTPFKLVEDVNELRRLALKLANVKEFAVDLEHNHYRSFQGLTCLMQISTRTEDFVIDTLKLRVHIGPYLRSVFKDPTKRKVMHGADRDILWLQRDFSIYVCNMFDTGQASRVLKMERNSLEYLLNHFCGVAANKEYQNADWRLRPLPHEMIAYAREDTHYLLYIYDVLRQKLLMSAAESENSDPPLTEVYKRSYDICCQLYEKELLTDNSYLYIYGLQDAVLNAKQLAVVSGLYEWRDVVARAEDESTGYVLPNRTLLELAKQMPVTASKLRHGLRSKHPYIERNIGSVVSIIKHAIRNASAYEEAVEHLKARRLEMVTEENSLADDSELSPPTAPEVIKTTYEVEIKHSYLPNDRKDATSISSVQYENESHVIESSNARISTNELKSAHRSYERNGNKKSETDGCATNVPGETLHESGHPVDTPTDTKLSPSAAATIPTLKKPSRAFEALFGNSAKRKYIPDKIELQDTKLEQIKSTVSLPFHIFSGRDERFQSSVQESSSITEVPPHMEEVPTPVAVSITEDVINLGDDSDKEESAKGNPDSASNNDINQLANNIAGSASEIYDRDEPMSLSDLSSGFQKFFASQEQPRSSEMVEKSQPSVDFEPFNYAAARKQVKFGNSPRTQTVENEDNARNRSKRAYGKKSFVTIESPNVEEKTDVLPQGRRRQAFPASGNRSATFR; from the exons ATGGAAATTGATCAAACTGATGAAGGAACTCCAGGAAAAAACTGGACTTTGCGGGATCTGGCAGCGAGGGGTTCCCTACGAACGTCTATAGGAAAGCTTTCAGGATCATCGAGAATCATATCCTCGCAGAAGGattttcatttttataataattttccgGAATTCAAGAACCCCGTCAGAGAAACCGGCGAAAAATCGAAAAATATGTTGATAAAGATTGGGGCATCTGAAGATCTGTTAGGAAAGGCGGTTATGTTCCCGCCTGATGAAAAGATGGAATTGGATGACGATGTGGCGAACGACTGGCTTGAAAATGTGAATGAcaatatttttgaaaagttcGATGTGTCACTGGATGAGTTTAAGAAGTTGCGGAAGAAGGAAGAGGAGAGTGGTGTCAGGAAGATGCGAGTTAATGCTATTGATGATGATTCTGAAAGTGGGTTTCAGATGGTTTGTGGGAAGAAGAGTAAGAAATTTTTTTCGAGTTTGGATGCGAATGTGGAAGAATTCAGAGTGAAGAGTCAAGAAGTGAGGGTAGCAGAAAAGGTGAAGCCTAAGGTTCCGTTTCACATACCTACGATACCCAGGCCGCAAGACGAGTACAAAATCATTGTAAATAATTTGAATCAGCCGTTCGAGCACGTTTGGTTGGATAGGAGTGAAGATGGGTCTACCTTCGTACATTGCTTG GAAAAGCTCTCTGTCATTGACTTTGTTGATAAAAATGACAGCACTGCGGAGGCTATTAAACCTTCTCCAATAGCACTTACCCCATTCAAACTTGTTGAAGATGTGAATGAGTTGAGACGGCTGGCTTTGAAATTGGCTAACGTGAAGGAATTTGCG GTTGATTTGGAGCATAACCATTACAGGTCTTTTCAAGGCTTGACGTGCTTGATGCAAATTTCCACAAGAACTGAGGATTTTGTGATCGACACATTGAAACTCCGGGTGCACATTGGCCCGTATCTCAGATCTGTATTCAAAGACCCAACTAAGAGAAAG GTAATGCATGGAGCAGATCGGGACATTCTGTGGCTCCAACGGGACTTCAGCATATATGTCTGCAATATGTTTGACACAGGACAG GCCTCGAGGGTATTGAAAATGGAAAGGAACAGCCTCGAGTACCTGCTGAATCATTTTTGTGGAGTTGCAGCAAACAAAGA ATACCAGAATGCAGATTGGAGACTACGTCCACTTCCCCATGAGATGATTGC ATATGCCAGAGAAGACACACATTATTTGCTGTACATTTATGACGTGCTGAGGCAAAAATTGCTAATGTCAGCTGCTGAATCTGAAAATTCCGATCCTCCTCTAACTGAG GTCTATAAACGGAGTTACGATATATGCTGTCAACTCTATGAAAAGGAGCTTCTGACCGATAACTCGTATCTTTACATTTATGG GTTACAGGATGCTGTCCTCAATGCTAAGCAGCTAGCTGTTGTTTCT GGACTCTATGAATGGAGGGATGTTGTTGCTCGTGCTGAAGATGAGAGCACTGGATATGTTTTACCAAATAGGACTCTTCTCGAACTTG CTAAACAGATGCCTGTAACTGCCAGCAAATTACGTCATGGTTTGAGATCCAAGCACCCGTATATTGAACGAAATATTGGTTCTGTTGTTAGTATAATAAAACATGCCATCCGAAATGCGTCTGCATATGAGGAAGCCGTTGAACATCTTAAAGCGAGGCGATTGGAAAtg GTAACTGAAGAAAATTCTTTGGCAGACGATTCTGAATTGTCCCCTCCAACAGCTCCTGAAGTAATAAAAACTACCTATGAAGTTGAAATAAAACATAGCTATTTACCTAATGACCGCAAAGATGCCACCTCAATATCCTCGGTTCAATACGAGAATGAGTCTCATGTCATTGAAAGTTCTAATGCTAGAATCAGTACAAACGAGCTGAAATCTGCTCACCGCTCCTATGAGAGAAACGGTAATAAAAAAAGTGAGACAGATGGTTGTGCTACTAATGTTCCTGGTGAAACGCTGCATGAATCTGGACATCCCGTAGATACACCTACAGATACAAAATTGTCACCATCC GCTGCAGCGACTATTCCGACTCTGAAGAAGCCAAGCCGAGCTTTTGAGGCATTGTTTGGCAATTCAGCGAAGCGGAAGTATATTCCTGATAAAATA GAACTACAAGACACTAAACTGGAGCAAATAAAATCAACAGTGAGTCTCCCATTCCATATATTTTCAGGCAGGGATGAACGATTTCAATCATCCGTTCAGGAATCTTCCTCAATAACTGAAGTTCCACCTCACATGGAAGAAGTCCCGACACCAGTTGCTGTTTCAATCACTGAAGACGTTATCAATCTCGGTGATGATTCAGACAAGGAAGAATCAGCAAAAGGGAACCCTGATTCTGCATCCAACAATGACATAAACCAGCTAGCAAACAACATAGCAGGTTCTGCATcagagatttatgatcgggatGAGCCCATGTCACTGTCTGACCTATCCTCAGGCTTCCAAAAGTTCTTTGCATCACAGGAGCAACCTAGGAGTTCAGAAATGGTGGAAAAATCTCAACCCTCCGTTGATTTTGAACCGTTCAATTATGCAGCGGCTAGAAAGCAGGTAAAATTTGGGAATAGTCCGAGGACGCAAACAGTGGAAAACGAAGATAATGCTAGGAATAGGTCTAAAAGAGCATATGGGAAAAAGAGTTTTGTGACAATTGAATCACCAAATGTTGAAGAGAAAACAGATGTTCTTCCTCAGGGTAGAAGACGGCAGGCTTTTCCAGCATCCGGGAATCGCAGTGCAACTTTCCGTTGA
- the LOC140839714 gene encoding protein RRP6-like 2 isoform X3: MEIDQTDEGTPGKNWTLRDLAARGSLRTSIGKLSGSSRIISSQKDFHFYNNFPEFKNPVRETGEKSKNMLIKIGASEDLLGKAVMFPPDEKMELDDDVANDWLENVNDNIFEKFDVSLDEFKKLRKKEEESGVRKMRVNAIDDDSESGFQMVCGKKSKKFFSSLDANVEEFRVKSQEVRVAEKVKPKVPFHIPTIPRPQDEYKIIVNNLNQPFEHVWLDRSEDGSTFVHCLEKLSVIDFVDKNDSTAEAIKPSPIALTPFKLVEDVNELRRLALKLANVKEFAVDLEHNHYRSFQGLTCLMQISTRTEDFVIDTLKLRVHIGPYLRSVFKDPTKRKVMHGADRDILWLQRDFSIYVCNMFDTGQASRVLKMERNSLEYLLNHFCGVAANKEYQNADWRLRPLPHEMIAYAREDTHYLLYIYDVLRQKLLMSAAESENSDPPLTEVYKRSYDICCQLYEKELLTDNSYLYIYGLQDAVLNAKQLAVVSGLYEWRDVVARAEDESTGYVLPNRTLLELAKQMPVTASKLRHGLRSKHPYIERNIGSVVSIIKHAIRNASAYEEAVEHLKARRLEMVTEENSLADDSELSPPTAPEVIKTTYEVEIKHSYLPNDRKDATSISSVQYENESHVIESSNARISTNELKSAHRSYERNGNKKSETDGCATNVPGETLHESGHPVDTPTDTKLSPSAAATIPTLKKPSRAFEALFGNSAKRKYIPDKILLGFRNYKTLNWSK, from the exons ATGGAAATTGATCAAACTGATGAAGGAACTCCAGGAAAAAACTGGACTTTGCGGGATCTGGCAGCGAGGGGTTCCCTACGAACGTCTATAGGAAAGCTTTCAGGATCATCGAGAATCATATCCTCGCAGAAGGattttcatttttataataattttccgGAATTCAAGAACCCCGTCAGAGAAACCGGCGAAAAATCGAAAAATATGTTGATAAAGATTGGGGCATCTGAAGATCTGTTAGGAAAGGCGGTTATGTTCCCGCCTGATGAAAAGATGGAATTGGATGACGATGTGGCGAACGACTGGCTTGAAAATGTGAATGAcaatatttttgaaaagttcGATGTGTCACTGGATGAGTTTAAGAAGTTGCGGAAGAAGGAAGAGGAGAGTGGTGTCAGGAAGATGCGAGTTAATGCTATTGATGATGATTCTGAAAGTGGGTTTCAGATGGTTTGTGGGAAGAAGAGTAAGAAATTTTTTTCGAGTTTGGATGCGAATGTGGAAGAATTCAGAGTGAAGAGTCAAGAAGTGAGGGTAGCAGAAAAGGTGAAGCCTAAGGTTCCGTTTCACATACCTACGATACCCAGGCCGCAAGACGAGTACAAAATCATTGTAAATAATTTGAATCAGCCGTTCGAGCACGTTTGGTTGGATAGGAGTGAAGATGGGTCTACCTTCGTACATTGCTTG GAAAAGCTCTCTGTCATTGACTTTGTTGATAAAAATGACAGCACTGCGGAGGCTATTAAACCTTCTCCAATAGCACTTACCCCATTCAAACTTGTTGAAGATGTGAATGAGTTGAGACGGCTGGCTTTGAAATTGGCTAACGTGAAGGAATTTGCG GTTGATTTGGAGCATAACCATTACAGGTCTTTTCAAGGCTTGACGTGCTTGATGCAAATTTCCACAAGAACTGAGGATTTTGTGATCGACACATTGAAACTCCGGGTGCACATTGGCCCGTATCTCAGATCTGTATTCAAAGACCCAACTAAGAGAAAG GTAATGCATGGAGCAGATCGGGACATTCTGTGGCTCCAACGGGACTTCAGCATATATGTCTGCAATATGTTTGACACAGGACAG GCCTCGAGGGTATTGAAAATGGAAAGGAACAGCCTCGAGTACCTGCTGAATCATTTTTGTGGAGTTGCAGCAAACAAAGA ATACCAGAATGCAGATTGGAGACTACGTCCACTTCCCCATGAGATGATTGC ATATGCCAGAGAAGACACACATTATTTGCTGTACATTTATGACGTGCTGAGGCAAAAATTGCTAATGTCAGCTGCTGAATCTGAAAATTCCGATCCTCCTCTAACTGAG GTCTATAAACGGAGTTACGATATATGCTGTCAACTCTATGAAAAGGAGCTTCTGACCGATAACTCGTATCTTTACATTTATGG GTTACAGGATGCTGTCCTCAATGCTAAGCAGCTAGCTGTTGTTTCT GGACTCTATGAATGGAGGGATGTTGTTGCTCGTGCTGAAGATGAGAGCACTGGATATGTTTTACCAAATAGGACTCTTCTCGAACTTG CTAAACAGATGCCTGTAACTGCCAGCAAATTACGTCATGGTTTGAGATCCAAGCACCCGTATATTGAACGAAATATTGGTTCTGTTGTTAGTATAATAAAACATGCCATCCGAAATGCGTCTGCATATGAGGAAGCCGTTGAACATCTTAAAGCGAGGCGATTGGAAAtg GTAACTGAAGAAAATTCTTTGGCAGACGATTCTGAATTGTCCCCTCCAACAGCTCCTGAAGTAATAAAAACTACCTATGAAGTTGAAATAAAACATAGCTATTTACCTAATGACCGCAAAGATGCCACCTCAATATCCTCGGTTCAATACGAGAATGAGTCTCATGTCATTGAAAGTTCTAATGCTAGAATCAGTACAAACGAGCTGAAATCTGCTCACCGCTCCTATGAGAGAAACGGTAATAAAAAAAGTGAGACAGATGGTTGTGCTACTAATGTTCCTGGTGAAACGCTGCATGAATCTGGACATCCCGTAGATACACCTACAGATACAAAATTGTCACCATCC GCTGCAGCGACTATTCCGACTCTGAAGAAGCCAAGCCGAGCTTTTGAGGCATTGTTTGGCAATTCAGCGAAGCGGAAGTATATTCCTGATAAAATA TTACTTGGCTTTAGGAACTACAAGACACTAAACTGGAGCAAATAA